A single genomic interval of Solimonas sp. K1W22B-7 harbors:
- a CDS encoding AMP-binding protein has translation MNQLSIARGETSPALLAETIGANLERTVARHGDREALVVPHQNYRANYREFWAQVGQAARGLMARGVAKGDRVGIWAPNRFEWVIVQYATARIGAILVTVNPAYRTAELEYALNQSGISLLVMSKNFRTSDYVAMLAEVRSRCPQLRASLVLDSEWQALLADAAGVSEAQLAAREAELVPNDPINLQYTSGTTGLPKGATLSHTNILNNGYFVGLTCQYTEKDRVCIPVPFYHCFGMVLGNLGCTTHGACMVVPAESFDPLETMKVVQAERCTSLYGVPTMFIGELDHPDFAKFDFSTLRTGIMAGSPCPVEVMKKVTTLMNMSEVTIGYGMTETSPISTQTRADDAFDYRVSTVGRVHPHVEVKVVDPETGETVPRGEKGEFCTRGYSVMLGYWNNREATGKSIDADGWMHTGDLATMDEHGYLKIVGRIKDMIIRGGENIFPREVEEFLYTHPGVADVQVIGVPSLKYGEEVMAWVKPRPGVALSAEEMTAYCKARIAGFKVPRHWKFVDSFPMTVTGKIQKFKMREESIAELGLQTAAAIKTA, from the coding sequence ATGAACCAGCTGTCGATCGCCAGGGGCGAAACCAGCCCCGCGCTGCTGGCCGAAACCATCGGCGCGAATCTCGAGCGCACGGTCGCGCGGCATGGCGATCGCGAGGCGCTGGTCGTCCCGCACCAGAACTACCGCGCGAACTATCGCGAGTTCTGGGCGCAGGTTGGCCAGGCCGCGCGCGGCCTGATGGCGCGCGGCGTCGCCAAGGGCGATCGCGTCGGCATCTGGGCACCGAACCGGTTCGAGTGGGTCATCGTCCAGTACGCGACGGCGCGCATCGGCGCGATCCTTGTCACCGTCAACCCGGCCTACCGCACGGCTGAGCTGGAGTATGCACTGAATCAGTCCGGCATCAGCCTGCTGGTGATGTCGAAGAACTTCCGAACCTCGGACTACGTCGCGATGCTCGCCGAAGTGCGCTCGCGCTGCCCGCAGCTGCGGGCGTCTCTGGTGCTCGACAGCGAATGGCAGGCGTTGCTCGCCGATGCCGCCGGCGTCAGCGAGGCTCAGTTGGCCGCGCGCGAGGCGGAGCTTGTCCCCAACGATCCGATCAACCTCCAGTACACCTCGGGCACGACCGGCCTGCCGAAGGGCGCGACGCTCAGTCACACCAACATCCTCAACAACGGCTACTTCGTCGGCCTGACCTGCCAGTACACCGAGAAGGATCGCGTCTGCATTCCCGTGCCGTTCTATCACTGCTTCGGTATGGTGCTCGGCAATCTGGGCTGCACGACGCACGGCGCCTGCATGGTGGTTCCGGCGGAGAGCTTCGATCCGCTGGAGACGATGAAGGTGGTGCAGGCGGAGCGCTGCACGTCCCTCTACGGCGTGCCGACGATGTTCATCGGAGAACTCGATCATCCGGACTTCGCGAAGTTCGATTTCTCGACCTTGCGCACCGGCATCATGGCCGGCTCGCCGTGCCCGGTGGAGGTGATGAAGAAGGTCACGACGCTGATGAACATGAGCGAGGTGACGATCGGCTACGGCATGACCGAGACCTCGCCGATCTCGACGCAGACGCGTGCCGACGATGCCTTCGACTATCGCGTTTCGACGGTCGGCCGGGTGCATCCGCATGTCGAGGTCAAGGTCGTCGATCCGGAAACAGGCGAGACCGTGCCGCGTGGCGAAAAGGGCGAATTCTGCACGCGTGGCTACTCGGTGATGCTCGGTTACTGGAACAACCGCGAGGCGACCGGGAAGTCGATCGATGCCGACGGCTGGATGCATACCGGCGATCTGGCGACGATGGATGAGCATGGCTATCTGAAGATCGTCGGCCGCATCAAGGACATGATCATCCGCGGCGGCGAGAACATCTTCCCTCGTGAGGTCGAGGAGTTCCTCTACACGCATCCCGGCGTCGCCGACGTGCAGGTGATCGGCGTGCCGAGCCTGAAGTACGGCGAGGAAGTGATGGCCTGGGTCAAGCCGCGCCCGGGCGTGGCGCTGAGCGCCGAGGAGATGACGGCGTACTGCAAGGCGCGCATCGCCGGCTTCAAGGTGCCGCGCCACTGGAAGTTCGTCGACAGTTTCCCGATGACGGTCACCGGCAAGATCCAGAAGTTCAAGATGCGCGAAGAGTCGATCGCGGAACTGGGGTTGCAGACTGCAGCCGCAATCAAGACGGCCTGA
- a CDS encoding family 78 glycoside hydrolase catalytic domain — translation MPARSATLRRSLLALLMAASVQGISACAGSAPRANAEIERPAAVPSALRAEYARAPLGIDAAKPRLAWRVPVVGTDLKQSAYQVRVAKSVAEMESAPLWDSGKQMSSSSHQVEYSGPVLESRTRYQWQVRTWDGKDRVSGWSAPSHWETGLLQPQDWSAQWISGRLNVDHDFKDAKIVVDFTLSGKAFGVLFRAQPIGKTYGEAYLWNIVHENGQIRLVQQMRRYVGGNSSKVNLATLKTLTLATDAAAWIARPHKLQIQAIGDRIVTIVDDGVPDTLTEATQTHGTIGFFSAHEDAATVHAVSVQADGAEFKTDFKDGINPFTGGSVTGSGLRLAAGVPDKDVVLPIAAPAPLLRRAFELPAQPVSARLYVAAGGLPDIAINGTAIGEAMQDGYTDYSKRVLYRTFDVTGAVRGGANVLSAELGRGWYGVSEPNEWYWHMAPWHAAPALRAQLEVLFADGKRQTIGTDGQWRTTDGPTRHDSVYAGERYDARLLPKHWRRGGFDDSGWSAANVVAGPAGPLRAATQEPIAVTGAIRPVSVSEPKPGIYVFDFGRIFAGRLQLSVKGPRGTTVRMVQTEKLKDDGTVAISGGLVDTQLQTDQYTLSGEGAEQWSPKFGYSGLRYVQVEGFPGKPTLAALDAKLMHSDIDTSASFTSSNELLNKIQAAARNTLLNNMFGNQTDTPTYEKNGWTGDAQASALASILNFDVARVWTKWLADFRDAQSAKGEIPEVIPTTPYYGYEDTPGWGAVWGPVPSWDAATFILPWELYEQQGDKRILQDMYATQKALVDYTGTWFTPEKLNYRNPNNFMLGEYAAVMPPGGLIAALRQQPNGPIDATASAYYFHMLNKLADSAALLGKPDDETKYRAIAAQVRTAYNARYWDAAGEYYKMPAPTKDFAQTPNILAIAFGLVPDGKEAVVMRWLNDDIVKRGYHLGCGVYAGRYVMTMLADHGYVDTAYKVATRTDAPSWGFWIASGLSTMAEAWELSVRSWDHHYWASISSYFYQSLAGIRPTAPGYATARIKPQPPEGLESAEARVRTPYGVLASSWRRVDGRYWLTVDIPAGIDAEIWLPVGDATAPVAPAGASFEALKDGYAVYRSGGGSYVFGTEGVAR, via the coding sequence ATGCCCGCCCGCTCAGCGACACTCCGCCGCAGCCTTCTGGCCCTGCTGATGGCCGCGTCTGTTCAAGGAATTTCTGCCTGCGCGGGCAGTGCGCCGCGCGCGAACGCGGAGATCGAACGGCCCGCCGCAGTGCCCTCTGCGTTGCGCGCCGAGTACGCGCGCGCCCCGCTGGGCATCGATGCCGCGAAGCCGCGGCTCGCCTGGCGTGTTCCTGTCGTCGGCACCGACCTGAAGCAGAGTGCGTATCAAGTCCGTGTCGCGAAGAGCGTTGCGGAGATGGAATCCGCGCCACTGTGGGACAGCGGCAAGCAGATGTCGTCGAGCAGCCACCAGGTCGAGTACTCCGGCCCGGTGCTGGAATCGCGGACGCGCTACCAATGGCAGGTGCGGACCTGGGACGGCAAGGATCGCGTGTCTGGCTGGAGTGCGCCCTCGCACTGGGAGACCGGCCTGCTGCAGCCGCAGGACTGGAGCGCGCAGTGGATCTCCGGTCGGCTGAATGTCGATCACGATTTCAAGGACGCGAAGATCGTCGTCGATTTCACCTTGAGCGGCAAGGCGTTTGGCGTGCTGTTCCGCGCGCAGCCGATCGGCAAGACCTATGGCGAGGCCTATCTCTGGAACATCGTCCATGAAAACGGCCAGATCCGCCTGGTACAGCAGATGCGCCGCTACGTCGGCGGCAACAGTTCCAAGGTGAATCTCGCGACGCTGAAGACGCTGACCCTGGCGACCGATGCCGCCGCGTGGATCGCCAGGCCGCATAAGCTGCAGATCCAGGCAATCGGCGATCGCATCGTCACGATCGTCGATGATGGCGTGCCCGATACGCTGACCGAAGCGACGCAGACCCACGGCACGATCGGTTTCTTCTCGGCGCATGAGGATGCGGCTACCGTGCACGCGGTGTCGGTGCAGGCGGATGGTGCTGAATTCAAGACCGACTTCAAGGACGGCATCAATCCGTTCACGGGCGGCTCGGTGACGGGCAGCGGGCTCAGGCTCGCTGCCGGCGTGCCCGACAAGGATGTCGTGCTGCCCATCGCGGCGCCGGCGCCGTTGCTGCGTCGTGCATTCGAGCTGCCGGCTCAACCGGTTTCCGCACGGCTGTACGTCGCCGCCGGCGGCCTGCCGGATATCGCGATCAACGGCACGGCGATCGGCGAGGCGATGCAGGACGGCTACACGGACTACAGCAAGCGCGTGCTGTATCGCACGTTCGACGTCACGGGCGCGGTGCGTGGCGGCGCCAACGTGTTGAGCGCCGAGCTTGGCCGCGGCTGGTACGGCGTCTCCGAGCCGAACGAGTGGTACTGGCACATGGCGCCCTGGCATGCGGCGCCGGCGCTGCGCGCGCAACTCGAGGTCCTGTTCGCGGATGGCAAGCGTCAGACGATCGGCACCGACGGCCAGTGGCGCACGACCGATGGCCCGACGCGGCATGACTCGGTCTATGCGGGTGAACGTTACGACGCGCGCCTGTTGCCGAAGCACTGGCGGCGCGGCGGATTCGACGACAGTGGCTGGTCTGCCGCGAACGTCGTCGCGGGTCCGGCAGGGCCGTTGCGCGCTGCCACGCAGGAGCCGATTGCCGTGACTGGCGCGATAAGGCCGGTCTCTGTCAGCGAGCCGAAGCCCGGCATCTACGTCTTCGACTTCGGTCGCATCTTCGCCGGGCGGCTGCAGCTGAGCGTCAAGGGGCCACGCGGCACGACGGTGCGCATGGTGCAGACCGAGAAGCTGAAAGACGACGGCACCGTCGCGATATCTGGCGGTCTGGTCGACACGCAGCTGCAAACCGACCAGTACACGCTGTCGGGAGAAGGCGCCGAGCAGTGGTCGCCGAAGTTCGGCTACAGCGGTTTGCGCTATGTGCAGGTCGAAGGTTTTCCCGGCAAGCCGACGCTCGCGGCGCTCGACGCCAAGCTGATGCACTCGGATATCGATACCTCGGCGAGTTTCACGAGCAGCAACGAACTGCTGAACAAGATCCAGGCCGCCGCACGCAATACGCTGCTGAACAACATGTTCGGCAACCAGACGGATACGCCGACCTACGAGAAGAACGGCTGGACCGGCGACGCTCAGGCGTCCGCGCTGGCTTCGATCCTGAACTTCGATGTCGCGCGCGTCTGGACCAAGTGGCTTGCCGATTTCCGCGATGCGCAATCGGCCAAGGGCGAAATCCCGGAGGTGATTCCGACGACGCCTTACTACGGCTACGAGGACACGCCAGGCTGGGGCGCGGTCTGGGGACCGGTGCCGAGCTGGGATGCGGCGACCTTCATCCTGCCCTGGGAGCTGTACGAGCAGCAGGGCGACAAGCGCATCCTTCAGGACATGTACGCGACACAGAAGGCGCTGGTCGACTACACCGGCACCTGGTTCACGCCGGAGAAGCTCAACTACCGAAATCCGAACAACTTCATGCTCGGCGAGTACGCCGCCGTGATGCCGCCGGGCGGCCTGATCGCGGCGCTGCGCCAGCAGCCGAACGGGCCGATCGATGCGACCGCGAGTGCGTATTACTTCCACATGCTGAACAAGCTCGCCGACAGCGCGGCGCTGCTCGGAAAGCCGGACGACGAGACCAAATATCGCGCGATTGCCGCGCAGGTCCGCACGGCCTACAACGCACGCTACTGGGATGCCGCTGGCGAGTACTACAAGATGCCTGCGCCGACGAAAGACTTCGCGCAGACGCCGAACATTCTCGCCATCGCCTTCGGCCTCGTGCCAGACGGCAAGGAAGCGGTCGTGATGCGCTGGCTCAACGATGACATCGTCAAGCGCGGCTATCACCTTGGTTGCGGCGTCTACGCCGGTCGCTATGTGATGACGATGCTTGCCGACCATGGTTACGTCGATACCGCATACAAGGTCGCGACGCGCACCGACGCGCCGAGCTGGGGCTTCTGGATCGCCAGCGGCCTGTCCACGATGGCCGAAGCCTGGGAGCTGTCGGTGCGCTCCTGGGATCATCACTACTGGGCGTCGATCAGCTCGTACTTCTACCAGAGCCTCGCCGGCATCCGCCCGACTGCGCCGGGCTACGCGACGGCGCGGATCAAGCCTCAGCCGCCGGAAGGACTTGAATCCGCCGAGGCCCGCGTGCGCACGCCGTATGGCGTGCTCGCATCGAGCTGGCGGCGCGTCGACGGCCGGTATTGGCTGACGGTCGATATACCTGCCGGCATCGATGCGGAAATCTGGCTTCCGGTCGGCGATGCGACTGCGCCGGTGGCGCCGGCTGGCGCAAGCTTCGAAGCGCTGAAGGATGGGTATGCGGTTTATCGGTCCGGGGGCGGTTCATACGTCTTCGGCACCGAGGGCGTTGCGAGGTAG
- a CDS encoding alpha/beta hydrolase, whose translation MYSILRLTALCLCAWGIAGNAVAADTAAAPARPLIRVWPGVAPGSENWQQIQQDSKMPWGDRVVRNVVSPTLEVFAADPAKANGTAVVIAPGGAFRFLSIDTEGTQVASWLASQGVASFVLRYRLGETAASDARFLGQMFAILAPLFKPGPALLDDMNKYSPPAIADGKEAIKLLRRRAAEFKINKDRIGFIGFSAGGATGTGVALSEDAESRPNFFAAIYAGPITIAKVPEGAPPLFIAAANDDSITAPGSKPLEAAWKAAGRPVEAHYYATGGHGFGLKKQNKASDVWADQLLAWLGSLGVLKPTP comes from the coding sequence ATGTATTCGATTCTTCGTCTGACTGCCCTGTGTCTATGTGCCTGGGGCATCGCCGGCAACGCGGTCGCGGCAGACACCGCCGCCGCGCCGGCACGTCCACTGATCAGGGTCTGGCCCGGCGTTGCGCCAGGTTCGGAGAACTGGCAGCAGATCCAGCAGGACAGCAAGATGCCCTGGGGCGACCGCGTCGTCCGCAACGTGGTGTCGCCGACACTCGAGGTGTTCGCCGCGGATCCGGCGAAGGCCAACGGCACTGCGGTGGTGATCGCGCCGGGAGGCGCGTTCCGCTTCCTGTCGATCGACACCGAAGGCACGCAGGTCGCGAGCTGGCTCGCGTCGCAGGGCGTTGCGTCGTTCGTCCTGCGCTATCGTCTCGGCGAGACCGCCGCGTCCGATGCGCGGTTCCTGGGCCAGATGTTCGCGATCCTCGCGCCGCTGTTCAAGCCGGGGCCGGCGCTGCTCGATGACATGAACAAGTACAGCCCACCGGCGATTGCCGACGGCAAGGAAGCCATCAAGCTGCTGCGCCGCCGCGCTGCCGAGTTCAAGATCAACAAAGACCGCATCGGCTTCATCGGCTTCTCCGCCGGCGGCGCCACCGGCACCGGCGTCGCCCTCAGCGAGGATGCGGAAAGCCGGCCGAACTTCTTCGCGGCGATCTACGCCGGTCCGATCACGATTGCGAAGGTACCCGAAGGCGCGCCACCGCTGTTCATTGCGGCGGCGAACGACGACAGCATCACCGCGCCGGGCTCGAAGCCGCTCGAAGCAGCCTGGAAAGCGGCCGGCCGACCGGTCGAGGCGCACTACTACGCGACCGGCGGTCATGGCTTCGGCCTGAAGAAGCAGAACAAGGCCAGCGATGTCTGGGCTGATCAGCTGCTCGCCTGGCTGGGCAGCCTCGGCGTGCTGAAGCCGACGCCCTGA
- a CDS encoding sugar MFS transporter, whose translation MSSNQGHWTAAELRVPLAVAISTFFIWGLAYGLLDVLNKHFQEVLHVGKAESTWLQIAYFGAYLTMSLPAGALLHRRGYKFGLLSGLVIAACGAFLFVPAAQAVSFPFFVGAMFVLATGLCFLETAADTYVNVLGPQEGAPKRLNLAQSFNSVGVFIGPLIGGAVFFGAKDTGTELHSVQITYGIIGIAILLYAVFVSRVRLPEIAEPEAGAGAGNAPLAQRKHFVYGVLTQALYIGAQVGCGAFFINAATEAQPDLTSQSAAYLLSLAMFGYLVGRFATTALMTRFAPQKILMTYGVINTLLCLVIAGGAGRIAIVALIASFFFMSTMFATIFALGVRDLGGQTKRASSIMVMAIGGGVLLPYPMGLIAESQGTPVAFLLPAACFLLVAWYGWRGAQAS comes from the coding sequence ATGTCGTCAAACCAGGGACACTGGACCGCAGCCGAGCTGCGCGTGCCGCTCGCGGTTGCCATCAGTACGTTCTTCATCTGGGGCCTGGCCTACGGCCTGCTCGACGTGCTGAACAAGCACTTCCAGGAGGTGCTGCATGTCGGCAAGGCCGAATCGACCTGGCTGCAGATCGCCTACTTCGGCGCGTATCTGACGATGAGCCTGCCTGCCGGCGCGCTGCTGCACCGGCGCGGCTACAAGTTCGGCCTGCTGTCCGGACTCGTCATCGCAGCCTGCGGTGCGTTCCTGTTCGTGCCGGCGGCGCAGGCGGTCAGCTTTCCGTTCTTCGTCGGCGCGATGTTCGTGCTCGCGACCGGCCTGTGCTTCCTCGAGACTGCGGCGGACACCTACGTCAACGTGCTTGGCCCACAAGAAGGCGCACCGAAGCGCCTGAACCTCGCGCAGTCGTTCAACAGCGTCGGTGTGTTCATCGGCCCGCTGATTGGCGGCGCGGTGTTCTTCGGCGCGAAGGACACTGGCACCGAGCTGCATTCGGTACAGATCACCTACGGCATCATCGGCATCGCGATTCTGCTGTACGCAGTGTTCGTCTCGCGCGTGCGCCTGCCGGAGATCGCCGAGCCTGAGGCCGGCGCCGGCGCCGGAAATGCACCGCTCGCGCAGCGCAAGCACTTCGTTTACGGCGTGCTGACCCAGGCCTTGTACATCGGTGCGCAGGTTGGCTGCGGCGCGTTCTTCATCAATGCCGCGACCGAGGCGCAGCCAGACCTCACGTCGCAGAGCGCCGCCTATCTGCTGTCGCTGGCGATGTTCGGCTACCTCGTCGGTCGCTTTGCGACGACGGCGCTGATGACGCGTTTCGCACCGCAGAAGATCCTGATGACCTATGGCGTGATCAACACGCTGTTGTGCCTCGTCATCGCCGGCGGCGCCGGTCGCATTGCAATAGTGGCATTGATAGCATCGTTCTTCTTCATGTCGACGATGTTCGCGACGATCTTCGCCCTGGGCGTCCGGGATCTCGGCGGGCAGACCAAGCGCGCGTCGTCGATCATGGTCATGGCGATCGGCGGTGGCGTGCTGTTGCCATACCCTATGGGGCTGATCGCCGAATCGCAGGGTACGCCGGTCGCCTTCCTGTTGCCCGCGGCGTGCTTCCTGCTCGTCGCCTGGTATGGCTGGCGCGGCGCGCAAGCTTCATGA
- a CDS encoding TonB-dependent receptor gives MNAIKAGALAAASGLLLGVVPAYAQAGAASTEEGGSEVVDQLLADLEEPGAATEAPATEAPMAESAGTEPTADASVAETLPTIAVEAAAEPAADTLTEKFDSKRTTIDSIVVTAQRRTERLQDVPVAITVLNQKQMEAANVTQITDLSRLAPSLEVNGTPGNSDTRISIRGISTESFSVTAEQAVSLVVDGVVLGKAPSVSLFDVGHVEVLRGPQGTLFGKNASAGVVSISTNAPDPSQFMAALRADMGSEWDYRLLQASVNLPLGDTAAIRINGGQTYTSGFYHNAVRNEDSEQNIKGARARFLWDITPNLTLNLIADYEQQYTSEQIYLAYDRYSDPETGAPREIARCNGTFAGADNTTTCNNDPTFNRGKSWGYSGQLEWAIGDYTLNSITAMRRYTQYNEIDVDGMNGNYYNNANAFNNRVLSQEIRIASPSEDRLKYVAGVFYSDSHVPNDLDQLIGPDMLAALGTGTVPISLCTLLGVCLGDIVGLYQPNQYTADIKSAAVFAQFTFSITDPLKLIAGARYTRDDVQMVSSSYIGVQSPLLPNPIIIPQAQNLLGREKVDAVSWRAGLQYNFTDDIMAYFTASRGYKGPQIVFKPPNLIPTINAAALAINLPTPAEINTVRPEYPMDYQLGVKVTLFGGAVAANAALFHTTIKDFQASVFNGQASFTPTNVPELVTKGLEFDLLGFLSENLMFNAGFLYNSATYPDGYRGACVQVSAACPDTDPETTQDIGGRQLVVAPKWKVTFSPEYSFNLPFGSRGFVSADAVYRSEMHFSASPDTRTEVGARTVVGGRIGVRGAGENWEVSVFGRNLTDERNPAFLFAPYLLSSASSPGVDASGHALFTESFRFFGVSAGIRF, from the coding sequence ATGAACGCGATCAAGGCGGGCGCGCTGGCGGCAGCCAGCGGGCTGCTGTTGGGTGTAGTGCCGGCGTACGCGCAGGCTGGGGCGGCTTCGACGGAAGAAGGCGGTTCGGAGGTAGTGGATCAACTGCTTGCCGATCTGGAGGAGCCGGGCGCGGCGACCGAAGCTCCAGCGACCGAAGCGCCGATGGCGGAAAGTGCAGGGACGGAGCCAACTGCGGACGCGTCGGTTGCGGAGACGTTGCCGACGATTGCCGTCGAGGCTGCCGCCGAGCCGGCCGCTGATACGCTTACCGAGAAGTTCGATTCGAAACGGACGACGATCGACTCGATCGTTGTCACCGCCCAGCGCCGCACCGAGCGGCTGCAGGATGTGCCGGTGGCGATCACCGTCCTGAATCAGAAGCAGATGGAGGCGGCGAACGTCACCCAGATCACCGATCTGAGCCGACTCGCACCGTCGCTCGAGGTGAACGGCACGCCCGGCAACTCCGATACGCGCATCAGCATCCGCGGCATATCGACGGAGTCCTTCAGCGTCACTGCCGAACAGGCGGTGTCGCTGGTCGTTGACGGCGTCGTGCTCGGCAAGGCGCCATCGGTCAGTCTCTTCGATGTCGGCCACGTTGAAGTTCTGCGCGGCCCTCAGGGCACGCTGTTCGGCAAGAACGCTTCGGCCGGCGTCGTCAGCATCAGTACCAATGCGCCGGATCCGAGCCAGTTCATGGCGGCACTCCGCGCCGACATGGGCTCGGAATGGGACTACCGCCTTCTGCAGGCGAGCGTCAACCTGCCGCTCGGCGACACCGCGGCGATCCGCATCAATGGCGGCCAGACCTACACCAGCGGCTTCTACCACAACGCCGTCCGAAACGAGGACAGCGAGCAGAACATCAAGGGCGCGCGGGCGCGCTTTCTGTGGGACATCACGCCGAACCTGACGCTGAACCTGATCGCCGACTACGAGCAGCAGTACACCTCGGAGCAGATCTACCTCGCCTACGATCGCTACAGCGATCCGGAAACCGGAGCGCCGCGCGAGATCGCGCGCTGCAACGGTACTTTCGCGGGTGCGGACAACACGACCACCTGCAACAACGATCCAACCTTCAATCGCGGCAAGTCCTGGGGCTATTCAGGACAGCTCGAATGGGCGATCGGCGACTACACGCTCAACTCGATCACTGCGATGCGTCGCTACACGCAGTACAACGAGATCGACGTCGACGGCATGAACGGCAACTACTACAACAATGCCAATGCCTTCAACAATCGCGTGTTGTCCCAGGAAATCCGCATCGCCTCGCCGTCCGAGGATCGCCTGAAGTACGTCGCCGGCGTGTTCTACTCGGACTCGCATGTGCCGAACGATCTCGACCAGCTGATCGGCCCGGACATGCTCGCCGCGCTTGGCACCGGCACCGTGCCGATCTCGCTGTGCACGCTGCTCGGCGTCTGCCTGGGCGATATCGTCGGCCTGTACCAACCCAACCAGTACACCGCGGACATCAAGAGCGCTGCCGTGTTCGCGCAGTTCACCTTCAGCATCACCGATCCGCTGAAGCTGATCGCCGGCGCGCGCTACACGCGCGACGACGTGCAGATGGTGTCGTCGTCGTACATCGGCGTGCAGAGCCCCCTGCTGCCGAACCCGATCATCATTCCGCAGGCCCAGAACCTGCTTGGCCGCGAGAAGGTCGATGCGGTGTCCTGGCGGGCCGGCCTGCAGTACAACTTCACCGACGACATCATGGCGTACTTCACCGCATCGCGCGGCTACAAGGGCCCGCAGATCGTGTTCAAGCCGCCGAACCTGATTCCCACCATCAACGCCGCCGCGCTCGCCATCAACCTGCCGACGCCTGCGGAGATCAACACCGTGCGGCCCGAGTACCCGATGGACTACCAGCTCGGCGTGAAGGTGACGCTGTTCGGCGGCGCGGTCGCGGCTAACGCGGCGCTCTTCCACACGACGATCAAGGACTTCCAGGCCTCGGTGTTCAACGGCCAGGCGAGCTTCACGCCGACCAATGTGCCCGAACTCGTCACCAAGGGTCTGGAGTTCGACCTTCTCGGCTTCCTGTCCGAGAACCTGATGTTCAACGCCGGCTTCCTGTACAACTCGGCCACCTACCCGGACGGCTATCGTGGCGCCTGCGTGCAGGTCAGCGCGGCCTGCCCGGACACCGATCCGGAGACGACGCAGGACATCGGCGGTCGCCAGTTGGTCGTCGCGCCGAAGTGGAAGGTGACCTTCTCGCCCGAGTACTCGTTCAACCTGCCGTTCGGTTCGCGAGGCTTCGTTTCGGCCGACGCGGTTTACCGCTCCGAAATGCATTTCAGTGCATCGCCCGATACGAGAACCGAAGTCGGAGCCCGCACCGTGGTCGGCGGGCGTATCGGCGTCCGCGGCGCCGGGGAAAACTGGGAAGTCTCGGTGTTCGGGCGTAACCTCACCGACGAGCGCAATCCTGCTTTCCTGTTCGCGCCGTATCTGCTGAGCTCGGCCAGCTCGCCAGGCGTGGATGCGTCAGGACACGCGCTCTTCACCGAATCGTTCCGCTTCTTCGGCGTCTCCGCCGGCATTCGCTTCTAA